A window from Primulina huaijiensis isolate GDHJ02 chromosome 11, ASM1229523v2, whole genome shotgun sequence encodes these proteins:
- the LOC140987271 gene encoding uncharacterized protein isoform X1: MEVEDMNSEPQKHYIEKKKIRKRKKFIADNVEAEQEERHLRGEPSKRRFSCQRVEENDEGSIYLKEGSPWRNLQLILSLQDKNIDLLRKVGLAFDYAKTSSVEEMYDTSRCSQVMNTARTLVYLHNWVHSVLIASEKKIRHEENKCKFNTSGSYLDFRCWKILHFCLEQSKDLHISLTCSKDFLRVVRCITMDASSYVNDVSSCRAGTLSDEQLEFYDVVLGCTKFIFSFHGGVANENLDSWILVIDELLEVILKIVQGQLDGSKLGNFVLQLSYCLLEPFAKFLRVHPTRKNGFRDFIDKLFEPLLHLLHVLHCDPCGNNIEWKNNLSKLIKDVLAHGIFHPTHIDGFLSLQSIVRYINASDVTLGEDILVNKSYHRHLFNKVETMVETNKSALIGLGQLLRLFVSCIAKHKGASFSVGVFRQSDVRSTGRVPSDISQSRIVITKENYECHVMNAELWNCVFNFFAQIMEYLLANVNTFLQSDVEEVSVLLNSSNTLRSISMLLDSVFTEKVYLRLEDTSDGASRKFLKVIYDVVMLLFAKITHPKLSCYGSDEISLRELLVSARKELIITTHHLLNIEYEVVGDDIEKLWTLVLTSMNCSYRSTDVFDQPVLSFEILTLGCRLIDLYSELRQVNSSIFALCKAVRRSISFFGDDESWTPLHHWSSYSNAINMLLCSLEFRLSFSNAIKTIPEGQTAECIHQLSSDIMESVEWMKFEHQLAGADEISKPKLLCFNSEHFDLRAEILGKALSEVYVIILDSITINSGNSYLVGVSVKNLIEMISSSLSNVVPLQSYTIKNFSIVVDGRALRNSTECKNVSTCWILVFLCRLLLSCRSLFRQVISLIPPATSKKMSRLIGDSFTLHSARDWLELPGLADKGFFPLILQPSGSFLDVIRSFSSICIQNSAVLCPPLVYILNAMATMRLVDLNKLIASSEYVLHWNQTCNQPKLKDEAGLSSFPKRIRKWTRHVSEMKEEAADLTKFVMEFLSSVSKDLISTSSVDAGIDDKFIQCLSNNGLNFSVGFINEKSLPCALWWIICQNVDIWYSHATRKELKNFISLLIKASIFDVRNAVDLSRLHNIGKPGCMKKVSAHQIALEFLRNTITYEQMFVCRYMASRFCRILQKSALFLSVTPEVDLSESPDWDEVISAFGNLSNEGIGYFPLTKSSTVPDESCSEHFNVNFSKCQSLLTLLMWMPEDYFRLRSSSLYITCILNLERLLVGSLLRWHGALNMQSTPEIFRLFVLCRRVLKNLTAASYKENINRQPELPSKLPEYSFPLSWLPKSLFVVIGFRCAFPEDTSFEMQFPSCSLMDHTSNALLIVSRDKFARAFNSCISSKKLHRKRKELKLNTKESDLSECTDVVNHHENLVAGKSVIHVAKILEEFLKNSLDNFVDTCVDKKLERLAGFQELNKLSAIMACFQGLFWGLASALVDINAVNCDLRIKLSRHNADLMTKIDSWVHTCVNFIIFCLKAVLLEEDTVLNMPICDNNVLGTRESSTGGYDYSTDASGEGVMHPNEKMISSDIKSDIVECNLKRAPHPAIPKLEALLTEVQLEKNCVKKNLLLELLRGENADVGFFLQQLFIACSAVLRLNLQINLNSISWGWVPIVVNISQHVLLEFSSNYEMTNQFAFVWLLGVVKFLEELGSYFSQFDPSLSRGLYVKLVGLHIMAIGKCISLQGKEATLTSQERGLHDKMLSSTVESYLYQETSKLIELKARLRISFTSYIRKSSELHLLSAIQAVERALVGVQEGLMTNYEIRCGSSDGGEISADLAAGVDCLYLILEFVTGHRRLSMIKRHIQSFVACLFNVILHLQALSIFRGCVDSIKTCGGPDPGSVVLMCVEVLTKIFGKPSFFRVEAYHIAQSLRVPAPLFQYFLSLQISEAPVRTASGTKSNADQNFSTELYSACCRLLCTTLKHHKNETRQFISLLEDSVSVLLHSLEIVNTDPVVERVSYAWEVSKAVECASSLRRVYEEVRQEKEVFGLHAFKFLSRYIWVYCGNGPAKRGIRREVDEALKPGIYALVDSCSVEDLQLLHTNFEEGPCRNTLAALQHDYKLNFQFQGKV, encoded by the exons ATGGAGGTAGAAGACATGAATTCCGAACCCCAAAAACACTATATAGAGAAGAAGAAAATCAGGAAAAGGAAGAAATTTATCGCGGACAATGTCGAAGCAGAACAAGAAGAGCGCCATCTCCGCGGAGAACCTTCAAAACGTCGTTTTTCCTGTCAAAGAGTGGAGGAAAATGACGAAGGAAGCATCTACCTCAAAGAAGGTTCTCCATGGAGGAATTTGCAGCTAATTTTGTCGCTCCAGGACAAAAATATCGACCTTTTAAG GAAGGTTGGTTTAGCATTTGATTATGCAAAAACAAGCAGTGTCGAGGAAATGTATGATACTAGTCGGTGTTCGCAGGTGATGAACACTGCGAGGACATTAGTTTACCTGCATAACTGGGTTCATTCAGTATTAATTGCttctgaaaagaaaataagGCATGAAGAAAACAAATGTAAGTTTAATACTTCCGGGTCATATTTGGATTTTAGATGCTGGAAAATTTTACATTTCTGCTTGGAGCAGTCAAAAGACCTTCATATTTCATTGACCTGTTCAAAGGATTTTTTACGGGTAGTTCGTTGCATTACAATGGATGCATCATCTTATGTAAATGATGTTTCCTCTTGCCGTGCTGGAACACTTTCTGATGAGCAACTGGAGTTTTATGATGTTGTTCTCGGCTGTACGAAGTTTATCTTCTCATTCCATGGCGGAGTTGCAAATGAAAATTTAGACTCGTGGATACTTGTCATTGATGAATTACTTGAAGTCATCTTGAAAATTGTCCAGGGCCAACTTGATGGCAGCAAGCTGGGAAATTTCGTCTTGCAATTATCATATTGTTTGCTGGAGCCATTTGCCAAATTTTTGAGGGTCCATCCAACGCGTAAAAATGGTTTCCGCGATTTCATTGATAAGCTTTTTGAACCTTTACTGCACTTGTTACATGTACTGCATTGTGATCCTTGTGGAAATAATATTGAATGGAAAAATAATTTATCTAAATTGATTAAAGATGTTTTAGCCCATGGGATATTCCACCCCACTCATATTGATGGATTTCTCAGCTTACAAAGTATTGTTAGATACATAAATGCTTCTGATGTTACACTTGGGGAGGATATATTGGTCAATAAAAGTTATCATAGACATCTATTCAATAAAGTGGAAACAATGGTGGAGACGAATAAGTCTGCACTAATTGGTCTAGGACAGCTGCTTCGTTTGTTTGTTAGCTGCATTGCAAAGCATAAAGGAGCTTCATTCAGTGTAGGAGTTTTTAGGCAATCTGATGTCAGATCTACTGGTCGAGTTCCAAGTGACATTTCTCAGAGCAGAATAGTAATTACGAAAGAGAATTATGAGTGCCATGTCATGAATGCAGAACTGTGGAATtgcgtttttaatttttttgctcAGATCATGGAATATTTATTGGCAAATGTAAATACATTTCTTCAATCTGATGTTGAAGAAGTATCTGTATTATTGAATAGTTCCAACACACTAAGATCCATCAGTATGTTGCTAGACAGCGTCTTTACTGAGAAGGTATACCTCAGATTAGAGGATACCTCTGATGGGGCTTCCAGGAAATTTCTGAAGGTAATATATGACGTGGTCATGTTGTTATTTGCCAAAATCACTCACCCAAAGCTATCATGTTATGGCTCAGATGAGATATCACTTAGAGAATTATTGGTTTCTGCAAGAAAGGAGCTTATTATCACCACACAtcatttattaaatattgaGTATGAGGTTGTTGGAGATGATATAGAGAAATTATGGACTTTGGTTTTGACCTCTATGAACTGCAGCTATCGATCAACGGATGTTTTTGATCAACCTGTTCTGTCCTTTGAGATATTGACTCTGGGATGCAGACTAATTGATCTGTATAGCGAACTTCGGCAG GTGAATTCTTCTATATTTGCGCTTTGTAAAGCAGTGAGGCGGTCTATATCATTTTTTGGGGATGATGAATCATGGACTCCATTGCACCATTGGTCTTCCTATTCGAATGCGATAAACATGCTTTTATGCTCGTTAGAATTTAGGCTCTCCTTCAGTAATGCTATTAAAACTATACCAGAAGGGCAAACTGCCGAATGCATTCACCAGTTAAGTTCTGATATTATGGAATCAGTAGAGTGGATGAAGTTTGAGCATCAGTTGGCTGGTGCAGATGAAATTTCTAAACCAAAACTGCTGTGTTTTAACTCCGAGCACTTCGATTTGCGAGCTGAAATCTTAGGCAAGGCCTTGTCTGAGGTGTACGTGATCATTTTGGACTCGATAACTATCAATTCTGGGAATAGTTATCTCGTCGGTGTTTCTGTTAAGAATTTGATAGAAATGATAAGTTCTAGTCTGAGTAATGTGGTTCCTCTACAGTCTTATACTATCAAGAATTTCTCCATTGTTGTTGATGGAAGAGCTTTACGTAATAGCACTGAGTGTAAGAATGTGTCCACGTGCTGGATTCTGGTGTTCTTGTGTCGTTTGTTGTTGTCCTGCAGAAGCTTATTTCGGCAAGTGATCAGCCTGATACCTCCTGCTACATCAAAAAAGATGTCTAGACTAATAGGTGATTCATTTACCCTGCACTCTGCCAGGGATTGGTTAGAGTTGCCTGGCTTGGCTGACAAAGGCTTTTTTCCTTTGATCCTCCAACCTTCAGGTTCTTTCCTTGATGTTATACGTTCTTTCTCGAGCATTTGTATTCAAAATTCTGCAGTGCTTTGCCCACCTTTGGTCTATATATTAAATGCCATGGCTACTATGAGACTTGTTGATCTGAATAAGTTGATAGCGTCTTCTGAATATGTGCTTCACTGGAATCAAACTTGTAATCAGCCAAAGTTGAAAGATGAGGCTGGTCTATCTTCATTTCCTAAGAGAATTCGGAAATGGACAAGGCACGTCTCAGAAATGAAGGAAGAAGCTGCAGACCTGACAAAATTCGTGATGGAATTTCTTTCGTCAGTGTCTAAGGACTTGATATCTACTTCCTCAGTTGATGCTGGAATTGATGACAAATTCATCCAATGTCTGAGCAATAATGGTCTGAATTTTTCTGTAggtttcattaatgaaaaatcgTTGCCATGTGCATTGTGGTGGATAATCTGCCAAAATGTTGATATATGGTACTCTCATGCCACCAGGAAGGAATTGAAGAATTTTATCTCCCTTCTGATCAAGGCTTCCATTTTCGATGTAAGAAATGCTGTTGATCTCTCTAGACTTCATAATATCGGCAAGCCTGGCTGCATGAAGAAAGTCAGTGCGCATCAAATTGCACTGGAGTTTCTGAGAAACACCATCACATATGAACAAATG TTTGTTTGCAGGTACATGGCATCAAGGTTTTGCAGAATTTTGCAGAAGTCAGCATTATTCTTATCTGTTACACCTGAAGTTGATCTGAGTGAATCACCTGATTGGGATGAGGTTATTTCTGCGTTTGGGAATTTATCTAATGAAGGAATTGGTTATTTTCCACTAACAAAATCCAGCACAGTTCCAGATGAATCTTGCAGTGAACATTTTAATGTCAACTTTTCTAAATGTCAGTCTTTGCTTACCCTTTTGATGTGGATGCCTGAAGACTATTTCAGATTGAGATCATCATCATTGTATATCACCTGTATCCTCAACCTCGAGAG GCTCCTGGTTGGCAGCTTGTTACGGTGGCATGGTGCATTGAATATGCAGAGTACTCCCGAGATCTTCAGATTATTTGTATTATGTCGAAGGGTTCTCAAAAATTTAACGGCAGCTTCTTACAAAGAAAACATCAATAGACAACCTGAACTCCCCTCCAAACTTCCTGAATACTCATTTCCTCTATCCTGGCTTCCAAAATCATTGTTTGTGGTTATTGGATTTCGATGTGCATTTCCAGAAGATACTTCCTTTGAAATGCAATTTCCTAGTTGTTCCCTGATGGATCATACATCTAATGCACTGCTAATAGTAAGTAGGGATAAATTCGCACGTGCATTTAACTCCTGCATATCCTCGAAGAAGCTTCATCGAAAGAGAAAAGAATTGAAGTTGAACACCAAGGAGTCTGATCTATCAGAGTGCACCGATGTAGTGAATCACCATGAGAATTTGGTTGCGGGGAAAAGTGTCATCCATGTAGCTAAAATATTGGAAGAATTTCTAAAAAACTCACTGGACAATTTTGTGGATACATGTGTAGACAAGAAATTAGAACGTTTAGCTGGATTTCAGGAGCTAAATAAATTATCAGCTATAATGGCTTGTTTTCAGGGACTTTTTTGGGGATTGGCTTCCGCATTAGTTGACATAAATGCAGTCAATTGTGATCTCAGAATAAAGCTTTCTCGTCATAATGCTGACCTGATGACCAAAATTGATTCATGGGTTCATACGTGTGtcaatttcataattttttgctTAAAAGCTGTTTTGCTTGAGGAAGATACAGTTCTCAATATGCCAATATGCGACAATAATGTATTGGGAACTAGAGAGTCCTCAACTGGTGGCTATGATTATTCCACTGATGCTTCAGGTGAGGGAGTGATGCACCCTAATGAAAAAATGATATCATCTGATATAAAGAGTGATATTGTGGAGTGTAATTTGAAGAGAGCGCCCCACCCAGCAATCCCTAAGCTTGAAGCTTTGTTGACTGAGGTTCAACTTGAGAAAAATTGTGTGAAGAAGAATTTATTGTTGGAGCTTTTGAGGGGTGAAAATGCTGATGTGGGTTTCTTTCTCCAACAACTTTTTATTGCTTGTTCAGCTGTTTTGAGATTGAATTTGCAGATCAACCTTAATTCAATATCTTGGGGCTGGGTTCCTATTGTAGTAAACATTTCTCAACATGTACTCTTGGAATTCTCAAGCAATTATGAAATGACCAATCAATTCGCCTTTGTTTGGTTACTTGGTGTTGTCAAGTTTCTTGAAGAGTTGGGCAGTTACTTTTCGCAATTTGATCCTTCATTGTCCAGAGGTTTGTATGTCAAGCTGGTTGGCTTACACATTATGGCAATTGGAAAATGCATTTCTTTACAGGGAAAGGAAGCAACATTAACATCTCAGGAGAGAGGATTGCATGACAAAATGCTGTCTAGTACTGTGGAATCTTATCTTTATCAGGAAACAAGTAAACTGATCGAGCTTAAGGCAAGGCTGAGGATATCATTTACATCATATATCAGGAAATCATCTGAGTTGCACTTACTATCAGCCATTCAGGCTGTAGAGAGAGCTTTAGTTGGGGTGCAGGAAGGCTTGATGACAAATTATGAAATACGTTGTGGAAGTTCCGATGGAGGAGAGATTTCCGCTGATTTGGCAGCAGGAGTTGATTGCTTGTATTTGATTCTCGAATTTGTAACAG GACATAGACGTTTGAGTATGATCAAAAGACACATCCAGAGCTTTGTTGCATGTCTTTTCAATGTCATATTGCATTTGCAGGCCCTGAGTATCTTTCGTGGATGTGTTGATTCCATCAAGACTTGTGGGGGTCCTGATCCTGGATCAGTTGTTCTCATGTGTGTTGAAGTACTGACAAAAATTTTTGGAAAACCCTCCTTCTTCCGAGTAGAGGCTTACCATATTGCACAGTCCCTGCGTGTGCCTGCGCCACtctttcaatattttctcaGTCTTCAGATCTCTGAAGCTCCGGTTAGAACTGCATCTGGAACCAAAAGTAATGCTGACCAAAATTTTTCAACAGAGCTATATTCTGCATGTTGTCGTCTGTTGTGCACCACTCTTAAGCATCACAAAAA TGAGACCCGGCAGTTCATATCTCTTCTTGAAGATTCAGTTAGTGTTCTTCTTCATAGCTTGGAGATAGTGAATACTGATCCAGTTGTTGAAAGAGTCAGTTACGCGTGGGAAGTAAGCAAGGCAGTAGAATGTGCCAGTAGCCTACGGAGAGTGTATGAAGAG GTACGACAGGAGAAGGAAGTATTTGGGCTACATGCATTTAAGTTTTTGTCCCGCTACATATGGGTTTATTGTGGAAATGGACCAGCTAAAAGAGGCATAAGAAG GGAAGTTGATGAAGCATTGAAACCTGGCATCTATGCTTTAGTGGACTCCTGCTCGGTGGAGGATCTTCAACTTCTTCATACCAATTTTGAAG aggGACCTTGCAGAAACACACTGGCAGCCTTACAACATGATTACAAACTTAATTTCCAATTCCAAGGGAAAGTTTGA